GGTTGAAGAGTGAATAGTGCATGCGTTTATAAACTCACCTCTCTGTTTATATTGGGCGACTTCTCAAATGATTGGGGAAAATTCTCACACAACACAGTTTTtgcctaattaaattaattacaaaatatgcattatatgtattattatttttaaattatatattaatcacattaattatattatagttGATGTATAATAGATTCACGTTTTATCAAATCCAAACTGAGTTAAAATTCGCCAATGATTGATCACTCATCTCCTTCTCTCATCTGATTTAAATCTCTGTATATACACATGGAGTTTGTTTATTACGAATTCTTGTAAATGCCAATTGTGTGTACAAAACTTATTtgttctatatattttatttaaaaaaacatacaaaCCATAagaattgaatataaatatattaataagacttatgattaaaaagaaaaagaaaaagtttttATCCACTACAAAAATGTCAGTCGCGGCTAACTGCTAACACTCCACATAATTTttgggttaaatatattttacccttataatatgaaaaatgagcaaaacTCTCAAGCAAATCAACATTATATcaatgatttaaataaatgataaattgcttcattctttaaaacatatagaataaatttgctattttttttaaaagcatTTGTTTTGcgcattttttatattatatggaTAAAATATTGTGTTTAACCCCATAAGTTTTGATAAAGTgagacaaaaatgaaattttcattatagAAAGTTGTGATATGGAGATTCAATATAATGAAacacaatatatttatttatttggagaATATTAGAGGTGGGGGAGTGCccgtaaattatatatatatatatatatagtgggatgaaatgattaaaaattataatatattaattatagatcaattaattaaaagtttacAAAACATCAAGTATATAAGATTTTGGTTGGGTTAGGTGGATTCGCATATATTTTATAGGTCATTACTGACACTAAAACTGGAAAGTAGTGGCCCTCattaaaattgataagtaTGTGGTGAAACAGTGAGCATAGGTATAGGTATAGGTACAGCCCACTTGAAGATATGTTTGTGGTAGAAATTCAGACCActctttattaaatataacaaacacATGATGATGTCTATTGccttcttttcaatttcagtgTTGGTCGGTTCAGtgctcattttatttataatttgagattACCTAAATTCGATGCCGCTCATAATTATGCAATGACAATGCAACAGATTTTCAAAACCCTCACtactttgttatttatttttaaattttttttgggggtcCATATGGTCTAAGTCCAGCGGGCTAGGCTTATTAGTCCACCACAGGCTTCAGAATATCAACCTGACAAGAGACCCCTCCAAAGAATCAAGCTCGGTCCAGAGGCCTCCGCAGCCTGCCTTGGTGGCAATTGGGAATATAGGATGTacgtgtaattttaaaatttttctaaaaaaaatataatttcatatttttaatgtcaaaattttgataaactCACGGGAGACCCAACCTATTATgtggaaattaattataaaggtACAATTCAAGTAGTACATAGGAATTAATCAGACAAGACACCAATCATAGATAGTCATAAATATACGTAAGTGGTAACGTGGAATTAATGATAGAAATTAAACACCAATTATACAAAGTCGCATAAACTAGGTGACACACTTATACTCCAATAATGCTATTAAATACCGATTTATTAGTTCCCAAATtactctattttatttatttataacttcGTACACTGAGTTATACATAATCGACCCCTATGATCtgttattttcaagaataaaaatataagtcaATCTTCAAACCTTTAGTGcacaaaaaatctaattttaatacGAATCAGAATTACTTAAGCaatatcttctaatttttgtgcTGAAAATAAATCGTGGCAGTGAAAGTTTGTCAGGGTCTGAAATCAAACACGaaaagtctttttttttttttttttagaaaaagaaggtTTAAGTTGGAAGTATGTGATAAAacagtttaatatttataattttatcaataatctACTAGAAGTTGGTAGTgaactatttataaatttggcttaattcaatttaatttaaatagtttaaaattaaaaattaaaaattcaaaagtaaattgatacatgtttattttaaacGGTTAGAAGTACCTGTCGTAGAAGCCCAAAGACCTACTTTAGTTTTGGTCGTAGATTTACatagatagaaaaaaatttatccacatcaaatttgattaagcctgaaccaattatatgacaagtgtaatacaattattatatgattagtatacaattaaagcaaaataatcATTTACATTGCAAGTGTAGCACACttattatattgtaattaatttgaattgactaaactcaatttaaataaaaatattcctgACATAGATAAGGAATTAATAAATGTAGCAATTAGAGATTTTGGATGGAGTGTTTCCGTAGGAAAAAGGTTGAAGAAGGGAAGAATAATGATTTAATGAAAAAGCATGCATTTACAGTTACATTAACATATAGATATAGAATGGGGGTTGTGGGGTGTTGCTGGAAGATGTGTGTTGTGTGGTTCCAACCTTAAATCATGTGTTGGAATGACATTTACGTTGGAGGTAAGAGAGGAAGAGATATATGCATGGGGCCGGGGCAGCTGCCAACAAACTCTTGTAATCTTTAAATGAGGATGAGCTAATTCTGATTTGTTCAACtgtaattaaagaaagtgGAAAAGATGTCTGGCCGACTTAGTCGCTGTTTTCTCATATATCATTTCTTCCTATAAAGGGGGCCGCCGGGGTGGGGGTTTGTTCGTTGCTTGTCTTTGATTATTCTGTGCTTgcacaaacacaaacacacacacacacacaccccaatctcttcttctcttgctTCTTTTTTCCAGTAAGTGAAGTAAGACGTTATAATAAAACATGATGCCTTTTCCAAGGTGCTTTTCCTTTCTTGCAGCAGCTTCTCTTGGGATTTTCAGCTTCTTcattgtttcttcttttgcaGAGAAAggtatctctctctctctctctcaacacACATACAAACACGCAAAAGTGCGTGTTTTTGTGACAAATGAATGATGCACTTAATTTGGTTTCATGGATTTGTTGTCGGgaattgatttataatatgcTAATTGTCTTCACCTatgttttactattttttttatcttattttatttaggcCTATTATGGGCTTTTGACATTTTGATCCTACACTTACTATAGGGTCGTAATTtagttatgtattttttttatttttataattttaagacaAAATTGACTCATTTTTCAACCCATTTGCATTACTTTTAGACCAACTTTGAaatctcttctaattttatcttgaaattgtgaaaagaaaaaatgtacAGTATTGAATTGTTGCCCTAGTAAGTTATATAGCCAAAATACCAAATAACTATACTTGTAGaattaaaaatgcaattaaattattttatttatataattcttttgaataaaatagattatttttaattttatatacgttggtatatattaaataaaataaaatatgtaataaaatttaacataaaaaatctgatttcagtaattattatattatgaaacCTAAGAACTAATTATGGCAAAAATACACACGGAGTTGACATTTTATTACTGGAGCtgattactttttaattttattcaataattatcaGCTCCATATAAATCTTTTGCGAAGGATGCAAGAACAGCTCCGTCATCCGGGTTCTACGACTACATAATCGTCGGAGGCGGAACCGCCGGCTGCCCGCTGGCGGCGACGCTCTCCGTCTCTGCGAAAGTACTACTCCTGGAGAGGGGCGGCCTACCATACGACAACCCCAACGTGACCCACATTGACGGTTTCCCAGCGACACTGTCGGACACGTCTTCAACCTCCGCAGCGCAGCTGTTCGTCTCGACGGACGGCGTCTTCAACCACCGGGCTCGGGTGTTAGGCGGCGGCTCCGCCATAAACGCGGGGTTTTACACCCGCGCCAGCAGCGAGTACGTGAACGAGATGGGATGGGAGCCGCGGCTGGTGGAAGAGTCTTACGCGTGGGTAGAGAGGAAGGTGGCTTTCCGGCCGGTGGTAAAGGCGTGGCAGGCGGCGGTGCGGGACGGGCTGCTGGAGGCAGGGGTGTCCCCCTACAGGGGAACAACGTATGCGCATCTgcatgggactaaaattgggGGTTCGATCTTTGATGAGAACGGGTATAGGCATACGGCTGCTGATTTGTTGGAGTACGCTGATCCCGCCAACATTACTGTCTATTTGCATGCAGTTGCGCACCAAATCTTGATCAAGACATCACCAGGTGACTGCATTTCCCAtcatcttttatatatatatatatatatatttaaacaacactttaatagaataatattaagaaattagaatatatattcacatttatGAGATTAATTATCCACAATCTTCTCATTTCTGAACTAGGGATATAGGTTTAACTGCCCAACTTTGTTGCCCTTGTCATTGTCTCTTCTTTAGGGTCaactttttctaaatttcatttaggaataattatatctacacCTCTTACATATgatctatttaaataaattatttttattttttaaaaagtcatACATATACTCAGTTAGAAAAGTCAACATCatgttatttttactttatgaaaaattatacacactCCTTAAAACTtcaatattattacacaaaccACCTGTATACACATGCACCTCTTGAAACTtcaatattattacacaaagTTACAAACCATcgctttttgaaaaattgcacaTACACGCCCTCGaactttaatattattatacaaactattcatttttttttagtgtcaCGAATGATCTATGTTacgtaaaaaaatataaataaactataaatctaaaggtgtaaatataattattcttctCAATAATAGTAGAAATTGCCTTTTTTAAGTTATTCAAGTCCTATGTCTTCCTTTGGtattatttgttattcatGACGATGGTGGTGCAGGGCAAAAACCAAAGGCGTATGGAGTTTTCTTCAGAGACTCAAAGGGCGAGAGGCACATGGCCTACTTGAACAATGGGCCCATGAATGAGGTGATTGTCTCAGCAGGTGCACTGGGCAGCCCACAGCTCTTGCTCTTGAGCGGTATTGGGCCAGCCCCGGAACTTACAGCCCATGGACTAAGAGTGATATTGGACCATCCATTGGTGGGTCATGGCATGTCTGATAATCCAATGAATGCAGTCCTAGTTCCCTCTCCTAGGCCAGTCGAACTGTCCCTGATTGAGGTTGTGGGCATAACCGATGTCGGTAGCTACGTGGAAGCTGCCAGTGGATCCTTGGACCTCGCTTGGCTCCGGAGGACGGCTCAAGACTTTGCCAAGGCAGTGAACCAGGTTCATTTTCAACTCAACCTTGTTCCTgcatcaattttgaaattgtatgtgtatatattgaCCGCTCGATTGTTTTAATTAACCTCCAATAACGTAGGAATGTGAACTCAATgcataagtataatttttcgGCTCCCATCAAACTTTCTCTTATTATGTGGATTACAACCTAATGCTGCATGGAGAGAAATTTGCAGTCAATCAAAATAAgagtgatttgtataaatagactATATATTTTAGGGAGGTGAACATAACTATccgtaaaaatatttttgatttcTTAGTATGTTATTGCACAATGTGCAGACTCTCCAGACCTTCACAATGCCAATCAACCAAACCATCCCAGAAGCTACTGGAGTACCCGAATTATACCAGAACCCCGGCGTACAAGCCGGAGTCATCTTGGAAAAGATCATGGGGCCTTTCTCCACCGGGTTTCTGGAGCTCCAAAGCAGGGATCCGAATGACAATCCAAGAGTCACATTCAACTACTTCCAGGACCCCAGGGACCTCCAGAGGTGTGTCCAAGGCATGGAAATCATCAAACGGGTTGTTGAATCTCGGCCCTTCTCTCCCTTCCGATACCCCTTCACATCGTTTCAGTCCCTGATGAATATGATGCTGGCAGTTCCCAACAACCTGAGGATCAAACACTTTACAGCCGCTTATTCCATGGAGCAGTTCTGTCTAGACACTGTGATGACTATATGGCATTATCATGGAGGGTGCCAAGTGGATAGAGTTGTTGATCATGATTACAGAGTGCTTGGTATGGATGCATTGCGTGTGATTGATGGCTCGACGTTTTACAGCTCACCGGGAACTAATCCTCAGGCCACCGTTATGATGCTTGGAAGGTCTTTATTAATGGATTTGAGATAGTCATTGGTATGCTCAATAATGGTAAGTcttttactaagttgttgtgATATGTTGTGGTGCAGGTATATGGGACAGAAAATTCTACAGGAGCGAAATGCTCGATGATTGAAGCAGATACATTTGTCAATCACTCCTGTACCTAAGAGCAAGAGATGCTATTAATAATGGATTTTCATATGTTAACTGCACTAGGAGCCTCTTACATTTTCTGAGGTTTTGCTACAGTTCCAATGATGAAATATCCATATGTGACAAAGCctaggagaaaataaaaaccattCGGGCATcatgtaaataaaatgaaagaacCTAGAAGACCTTCAGCATGCTTACATGCTCAAGAAATGCTTTTCTACTGTATAATTTAGCTTGTGCAGTATTTTACTGTAAGTTTTGATGTCAAAAAGATTTGtgttattgataaaatcattGTCATATCCTTATAAATCgatcaaatattttcaaagaataTTGAAATTAGTATAACTTGAGGTAAGCAAGCAGATTATCAGGAAAACCAGAACTTGGGAGTTCCTGATATTGAAATAGAAGCTAGCCTGGTTTCCTAATCAAcctatttcttgatttatccTGCTTCTAGATTGCAACTTTTATCTAGAAATAAGGTTATATACCACGAGACTTAACATAAATACCAAGTGTGAAGGattataaacaaaagaatCACAGAAAGACAACATATGGTTATTAGTAAAATCTTTGCTGTAGTAGAAATAAGAGAGTGATGAAGAAAAAAGCACCTGATTTTCTGTCCTCAAGAGTGCTGTAATCTTCTATAGCCAGGGTGGAATTCCAATCTCTGAAGAGgcaacaaagtaaataaaatggaGGAATATCATGAAGGATATGCCATTTCATGGGTCTGGTAATAAGCCCACTTCGTCTTTTAGACAGCATCTCCTTTCTACCGCTTTTCTCCCATTTTTACCAACAAATTCACGGGCCAGGACGGTGAGGAATCTGGTATGCTAGTAAAGGGGCTTTCCTGACAGCAACAACGGATGGATAACAAATGCATGTTATGACCAAGAAAAAGCAGCTCTCAGTGGATATCCATAGCATAAGTCTCCAAGCATATGCCGCTTCTCTGTTGGTTTATTCCATCtatgcctatatatatataattatagccACTAAATAGGGAAGTCAAGTCGAAAGGACAACGGCTCAGTAAGCAAACCATTCATAGGGCTTCTCTTACTTGGCATGCAATGGTTCTTGCTGCAATGCAGATGGTGATGAGTTGTATTTTTTCTGATTCCCATAACATGCCAAAGGAGAGTTGCCCTGTGAATGATTCAGCTTAATTCCAAGTACTCGAAAATAATCATTGCTCCAAAGGCAGAAGGTAACAGTTCACAGTGGTAATAGGAGTAAGATGATGCTAAAATGCGTTGCCGGTGGTGATAAATGGCTTGCGTGCTTGCTCTTGCTCTCGCTTCCTGCAATTCAAGAAGGTGTTCGTGTGGCAGGAGACTGTAAGAGATGCTAGGCGAGTCAATTGAATTCACCTCTTTACAACTACTGTATATACATTCTGTTTCGGTCAATGTCATGTATCTCCTTCCAATATTCTCCTGTCCCATCTCCCTAACTTCAACTCAATATTCATCATGTCCCTAATGTAAGTCATTTTCCTCAAAACCTTCTTCTTGCAACGACTTTGGGATGTCTGGGATTTCTGTTGAGAAAGAGATCCCTCATGAAGTCGATCATTTTGGCTACACCCTAGTATCATAAACACTTGTGCATCAAACTTCTTTGTTGGTATCCTGTCAATTTGCATTTGCACAGAGATTATATTAACAGATTTCAACTAGTCAGCACCTCATCCCTCCGTATGATACAAAAATACGACATGATCCCGAACTGATGACTCTTTCGGGCAACCATTTTCCTCAAACTAGTTTTACTTCCTAGACAAGAAATTCTACTTGAATCAATCAAACAACTCAACTTTCTTTAGTAACAAGATTTAATAATCGCAAcgagaataattttatagccTCATGGATACGCATGTATAATGCAAGTCCAGAATCCTCTGCAGTAACGTAACACCTTTAGTTTTAAATGCTAAGTGTCAGCATTGAGATATTATTTTCTCACTGTATAATTCATATATCAATGtctttgattaatatattatgaGTGTGAAGAGTACCTCAAATCATCAGCtgtagtcaaaattaattgtcaAACATAGAAGACAATATCAGGTTAGTCGAATGTGTTAAATAAATCAGGATGACAGCTGACGGATTAACTAACTCGATTTATCTCAAAGAAAGGGACATAATACCAAATTAAAATgccataaaatataatacctTTGAAACCTACTgcttattaaatttgaattcttGAAACAAGTTCTTGAGAAGGCAAGGATGCGGACAGCCTAGAAGAGTCATATCTTTGGTTGTTAAGGTCTGGTGTGTTTTTCATATGAAGACATGGAAAAGTTAAGAGATAGCTAAGTTCACACTGTCTGCACTGATTATTAATACCATGTCAAACTAACTAATTTCACACTGTCTGAACTGATTATCAATACCATGTCAAATCCCCAAATTAACTTtcggaaaatgaaaaaacgaTAAAGAAACACAATATAAAAGGATAGTGAAATTTTACAttgacttttcttttcttttttttgtgagttcggacaaataattttgttcaaaccaccaaaattatgaaatttcgAGGAGACAGTAAGCATATGCCACACTGGGAGCGTGAAATGACATGATTAAAAGTTTCAAAcgtgtcatatatatatatatatatatttagcaaTCACACACtagaaaatttgtaataaatctTCCATGAATTATACAATCAGACGTAAACAAAACTTGTATTATTTACCTAGAAAAAGATGCAAGTCACCTCCATGTAATATGGAAAATAAGGAAATTGTTCgcctataaaaaattaaataccaaattatttttctattttttaaaaaaatgagcaatCACTTCCTTAAAGGGGGAGGAGTAATACACTCGTCCCTTGTGTGACGGgatatagtttttaaaaattaaaaatattattttaatataaatatataatatatattaatatttatttcatcatataaaattatatattaaataaaatattattttaattaaataattaatatataattttgtataatatcTCCCTTTCACCCTCCCTCCACCACCTCTGTCCCTCTGTCTTCCCTTCCACATCGCAGTCGCCGTCACCTCCCCCTCCCTTTCTCCCTCCGCGTCCCTCGCCCTTCCTCGTCGCCCGCATCCCCCTTCCATCTCTGTGCCGTCTCCGTTTCCTGCCCCTTCCCCTTCCTCTTCCCATCCCCGCTACCCTCCCCCTTCTTCGGCCCTCATGTTactattctctctctctctctatatatatatatatataatattgctattaattatatataataatatttttatatatatttatttattttgtttaaatttatatatttgtttaaatattaaccgtggattaaaataaattaaaattcggGTCGCAGATTTACTATTTCAATTTAGACCTTAGATACAAATAAGATCCAATGGTCATTAAATAagactataaatataattttataattaaaaattaaaaaaaaataatttttttaaaaaacacgtGAATTACATGAACTCGTGTAAGGGttattatccttttttttttttttccttagagaataatttgctatttcttttttacagaaactaatttactcattttatataaagcAGGAAGTAATTTGCATTTAACCAAATATGGTCCGCGTACTCAACTTTGGTGTGGCTGAAAATCTGTAAAACACTTactttataaaagaaattctttgTGGCAGTAATAGTGATAAGCCTCTTTTGGCCAGCTTCAATGTCCTGATGCCGGCCATTACGGAAATCCCTGTCTTCCTTTagcttttattcatttttcattttatttatttctaaatgaAGAAAGTTAATCTTATGACAGCTCTTTTTTAGTAcagattttatttgttgtaaaaTTCACAATAAAACACTAACATGAAGACAAACAAACTCGTTAAACTACTGGTTGCGTgatttctaattataattctttaatgCTTAAATTCGTATAGATTcctgatttaaataaatatagggttgaaaagttgaatttcaaattaataaatgcatACCTTTACAGAACATACTGgtgaatatttataactaatcaCTGTATGACGAACTTAAGTTGTGGGATGACAGTGTGACCAATGGCTGAAATTCTCGGGTTGAGTTGATCTTCTTCATGTTTGGTTATGTTTCCAATCTGGAGTGGAGATCCGTCTTTTCGGGGTTAACTATAACATAACATACATtgataagaaattaataagGTTTTAAAATCTAGTTTAAGCAAGAATTTCAACGGCAAATCTCACttttaattgacaaatattatcccaataataaaatataatcagaaAGCGATTACCCTGATTTCAGGCCGAGTTTATGTACCAGAGGATATCTGTATGGGTGTAGAGAGGAAGATAGGGGTGGGTGGGAAAGCATTAATCAGTCCGCTTCCCCTTTGCCAATGTCATCATGCTAAGTCAACTTTGGCAAACATGCGACAGCAATTAcgaaaaagatataaataaaagtgggagaaaaagaaaaaggaaactttaataaatttcGAGGAAAAGGTCAAGAACTCATTCAATATAATCATTTTCCCTGTCCCATTCCACAAAGAGTTTCAGTGTTGACAGCATGCTTTAAACAATACCTTTTTCCACACTTGTCTTAACAAGTAAGCATCAGTGTTCTATAAAAAACAATGCATACTGATTC
This region of Sesamum indicum cultivar Zhongzhi No. 13 linkage group LG4, S_indicum_v1.0, whole genome shotgun sequence genomic DNA includes:
- the LOC105160712 gene encoding protein HOTHEAD, whose protein sequence is MMPFPRCFSFLAAASLGIFSFFIVSSFAEKAPYKSFAKDARTAPSSGFYDYIIVGGGTAGCPLAATLSVSAKVLLLERGGLPYDNPNVTHIDGFPATLSDTSSTSAAQLFVSTDGVFNHRARVLGGGSAINAGFYTRASSEYVNEMGWEPRLVEESYAWVERKVAFRPVVKAWQAAVRDGLLEAGVSPYRGTTYAHLHGTKIGGSIFDENGYRHTAADLLEYADPANITVYLHAVAHQILIKTSPGQKPKAYGVFFRDSKGERHMAYLNNGPMNEVIVSAGALGSPQLLLLSGIGPAPELTAHGLRVILDHPLVGHGMSDNPMNAVLVPSPRPVELSLIEVVGITDVGSYVEAASGSLDLAWLRRTAQDFAKAVNQTLQTFTMPINQTIPEATGVPELYQNPGVQAGVILEKIMGPFSTGFLELQSRDPNDNPRVTFNYFQDPRDLQRCVQGMEIIKRVVESRPFSPFRYPFTSFQSLMNMMLAVPNNLRIKHFTAAYSMEQFCLDTVMTIWHYHGGCQVDRVVDHDYRVLGMDALRVIDGSTFYSSPGTNPQATVMMLGRYMGQKILQERNAR